The following DNA comes from Marinilabiliales bacterium.
GGTTGCCTGTCTCGTCAAGGGCAATAGCCTGGTAATTAATACCATCTGCCACCTGGGCAGAGGAAGGAAGATAAAAAAGCACAGAACATAAGATTGCCAGTGTAAATGTTCTCATATCATTAATGGATTTAGGATTATCTGTATTAACCTGAAAATACTTTATTGAATACTTAAATTACAACACTATCAGTTTCTGAGTACCTCTTCTGCTCTGATCGGTTACGGTAATAAAATATATGCCTGAAGTGAACTGCTGCAGGGTGACAGATACCGAAGGGCCGGAAAGGCCAGTCCGGTGATACACCCTTTTACCGTACATGTCGGTAATGATCAGCTCCGGGTTATCAGCCTCATCAACAAGGTCAATGTATACATGATCCCTTGCAGGATTGGGATACATCCTGAAATATAGCTCACCAGGCTTTAGCTCATCGGGCATGGGAGCATATGTAACAGGCGGTATATCGACGGACTGCTGGAATCCCTGTCTTAAAATGCCGAATTCGGTGGTAAAAACAAGGGTGGCGGGTGGCTGACCGAAGGTCTGCCTTATAAAAAGTCCCCCGTTATATGCGGAGGAGCCAGCAGAACTGAGGGTGGAGCGAATGATTTCCTGCCCGGAAGAAGCCATGGCCAAAGAGATTGCAGCCATCAACATAACTAATCTTGGATATTTTATCATGACAGTAAGAATTGAGTGATGTTTTAAAAGCCAGTATAATTAAATATGCACTAAATTTAAGAAATATTAATATTGCGGTTGTAAATTTGACCCTAATTTTTATAAACTTTTTACGAAACTGCGCAATCTGTAGATTAATGGCATTAAATGATAAAGCTGAGCTTATAACAATAGGT
Coding sequences within:
- a CDS encoding T9SS C-terminal target domain-containing protein, which produces MIKYPRLVMLMAAISLAMASSGQEIIRSTLSSAGSSAYNGGLFIRQTFGQPPATLVFTTEFGILRQGFQQSVDIPPVTYAPMPDELKPGELYFRMYPNPARDHVYIDLVDEADNPELIITDMYGKRVYHRTGLSGPSVSVTLQQFTSGIYFITVTDQSRRGTQKLIVL